Proteins from a single region of Carassius gibelio isolate Cgi1373 ecotype wild population from Czech Republic chromosome B15, carGib1.2-hapl.c, whole genome shotgun sequence:
- the LOC127972088 gene encoding protein sel-1 homolog 3 isoform X1, with amino-acid sequence MRIWRNQTNNATICATVHNERSKKLHFNQMKVALFKPNILMIVGFRGGMMGDLPKRCFCLCLYVIISQMSLPGCLSRSSSTGNVALVDAPGEPVSSCPLRVKYSCFQSSVVHVQVLVSFDTGSTSAVFHKSWTCEPGHSRTRLVNVRFPDWLVYRPDWIIHGSDWVLSCLLRAWIGPDESTGPGRFPGTSVTVLLDIQSPLSRPFKQHQLCAKWDTDFLWRVRRDDMPQCLEENEVASLLSTIYASTGERYGIIKTLQPFRNEVLEGLRIKSIYYPWFAVSLWVLVEKPCSNPLCGLLLHIDSEDNYVTPTMFLTDTGKIHVQVHGDARYSSAFLSSFKVPLHQWCRISLEILGRVATISIACTEGQQKFVSTAEHVFGKNIMLDDTQGYFVIGGGKFVRGIEGYYGPATYYRIEGLPADQAEIDPPPVISKVNITGWFQSCENFKSELFLSALDDSLAVRRSSDSCLDTYTELQMNHSTLNSTEQCMFFESNPYRRQAAQLTKLLSQKYGRVNASAVGRILYALVLRKISTAHSLDVITRVMPFLLQSGCLGDNRALHLASVLYSSGFGVRRQTYKAWLLALLAAQKDWRLALLRLGHMHHVGDLEVTPDRDLSYAYYINIARQTSIDQKNPSPQQTFVELIRLNDEEILKAQTNENHDLFHWLKLQARSGVAEAEQAMGRMLFWGQQGVSPDIQTAVKHYERGAVKLHDPVSMYDYAIVLLTGQGVPKDVQKAVTFLKKAIEQGFVPAITALGWYYEQYEKDYEKAVHLWEEADAKGHPDAAINLGVFYSQGLYPGQPADQFKAYKYYLKSAQRGHLNGGIELADIWIHGIPGRVARRPADAVLWVKWASEQNGYLGTVLRNGLNAYFRGDWIMSLIYYLSAAESGFEAAQFNVAYLCELNSVSLDPALVTQCMLRYYNMSIQAQDPAPYALIRMGDLFCGEQALGRKEVSDAAELYKQAALKNEPQGWYNLGLLVQSGESLPFSVLSELNLLHLHLTDRQMLLSTLYQRCRETNSTDAYLPCTLALFSAHLQSLQLHQDTAVKLIATVSAAVGALSFVFGLIKWRTTPLHQTSQSQTSASSQTQEEES; translated from the exons ATGCGGATATGGCGCAACCAGACAAATAACGCAACAATATGCGCGACTGTGCACAATGAACGCAGCAAAAAGCTTCATTTTAATCAGATGAAAGTTGCTTTGTTTAAGCCTAATATTTTAATGATTGTTGGGTTTCGCGGAGGAATGATGGGAGATCTTCCAAAGAGatgtttctgtttgtgtttgtatgtcaTTATTTCT CAGATGTCTTTACCTGGCTGTCTGAGCCGGTCCAGCAGCACAGGTAACGTGGCTCTTGTTGACGCACCTGGCGAGCCCGTCTCCAGCTGTCCTTTACGCGTAAAGTACAGCTGTTTTCAGTCGTCCGTTGTGCATGTTCAGGTTCTGGTTTCCTTCGATACTGGATCTACCTCAGCCGTTTTCCACAAATCCTGGACCTGCGAGCCAGGACACTCCAGAACCCGCTTGGTAAACGTGCGTTTTCCTGACTGGCTTGTGTACCGACCTGACTGGATAATACACGGGTCTGACTGGGTTCTCAGCTGTTTATTGCGTGCTTGGATCGGACCGGATGAGTCCACCGGACCTGGCAGGTTTCCAGGAACCAGTGTGACGGTTCTCCTTGATATTCAATCACCACTGAGTCGACCCTTCAAACAGCACCAGCTTTGTGCCAAATGGGACACCGATTTTCTCTGGAGAGTCAGAAGAGATGACATGCCACAGTGCTTGGAGGAAAATG AGGTGGCATCTCTTCTCTCCACAATATATGCTTCTACTGGTGAACGTTATGGCATCATCAAAACCCTCCAGCCATTCAGAAATGAAGTTTTGGAAGGGCTGAGAATCAAATCCATATATTATCCCTG GTTTGCTGTTTCGCTTTGGGTTTTGGTGGAGAAACCTTGCAGTAACCCTTTATGTGGGCTTCTGCTGCACATTGATTCTGAAGATAATTATGTCACCCCTACAATGTTCCTCACCGATACTG GTAAGATTCATGTCCAGGTGCATGGAGATGCCAGGTACTCCTCAGCGTTCCTTTCATCTTTTAAGGTTCCTCTTCATCAGTGGTGTCGAATCAGCCTGGAGATTCTGGGACGTGTA GCGACAATTTCTATTGCATGTACGGAAGGGCAGCAGAAGTTTGTTAGCACAGCTGAGCATGT ATTTGGCAAAAACATCATGTTGGACGACACGCAAGGATATTTTGTGATTGGTGGAGGTAAATTTGTACGAGGCATTGAAGGATATTATGGACCAGCTACATATTATCGTATAGAAGGCCTCCCAGCTGACCAG GCTGAGATTGACCCTCCTCCTGTAATCTCAAAAGTGAATATAACCGGATGGTTCCAGTCTTGTGAGAATTTCAAATCAGAGCTTTTTCTGTCTGCACTAGATGACTCTCTTGCTGTAAGGAGATCATCAG ACAGCTGTTTGGACACATACACAGAGCTGCAGATGAATCACAGTACTCTCAACTCAACAGAACAGTGTATGTTCTTTGAATCAAATCCTTACAGACGCCAAGCTGCACAGTTGACCAAACTACTATCACAGAAATATG GCAGGGTGAATGCATCAGCTGTGGGCAGGATTCTGTATGCTCTAGTCCTCCGTAAGATCAGTACAGCTCACAGTCTGGATGTTATAACCAGGGTGATGCCTTTCCTGCTGCAGTCTGGCTGTTTGGGAGACAATCGAGCACTGCATCTGGCCTCTGTACTGTACAGCAGTGGATTCGGAGTCAGGAGACAGacgtacaag GCATGGCTGTTGGCCCTGCTGGCGGCTCAGAAGGACTGGAGGCTGGCGCTCTTACGTTTAGGGCACATGCATCATGTTGGTGACCTGGAGGTGACCCCTGACCGTGACCTTTCCTATGCTTATTACATTAACATCGCAAGACAAACCAGCATAGATCAGAAGAATCCCTCCCCACAGCAA ACTTTTGTTGAGTTGATACGTTTAAATGATGAAGAGATCCTGAAGGCCCAAACCAATGAAAACCACGATCTGTTTCACTGGCTAAAGCTGCAGGCGCGAAGTGGAGTGGCTGAAGCTGAG CAAGCAATGGGGCGCATGTTATTCTGGGGTCAGCAAGGAGTGTCTCCAGATATTCAGACAGCAGTGAAACACTATGAGAGAGGTGCAGTCAAACTCCATGACCCCGTGTCCATGTACGACTACGCCATTGTGCTCCTTACG GGTCAAGGAGTTCCAAAAGATGTTCAGAAAGCAGTCACGTTCCTGAAGAAAGCAATAGAACAG GGGTTTGTTCCTGCTATCACTGCTCTGGGCTGGTACTACGAGCAGTATGAGAAGGATTACGAGAAGGCTGTACATCTGTGGGAAGAAGCTGATGCCAAAGGTCACCCTGATGCTGCTATAAATCTGGGAGTTTTCTACTCTCAGGGCCTCTATCCTGGACAACCTGCCGACCAG TTTAAGGCATATAAGTACTATTTAAAGTCAGCCCAGAGAGGACACTTGAACGGTGGCATTGAATTGGCTGATATTTGGATTCATGGGATTCCTGGACGAGTTGCCAGACGCCCGGCAGATGCGGTTCT TTGGGTTAAATGGGCGTCTGAACAGAATGGATATCTGGGAACAGTCTTGAGGAACGGACTGAATGCCTATTTCAGAGGAGACTG GATCATGTCTTTGATTTATTACCTGAGTGCTGCAGAGAGTGGATTTGAAGCAGCTCAGTTTAATGTGGCGTACCTGTGTGAACTCAACTCA GTCTCTCTGGATCCAGCGCTGGTGACTCAGTGCATGTTGAGATATTATAACATGTCAATACAGGCTCAAGATCCGGCTCCTTACG CTTTGATCAGAATGGGAGATTTGTTCTGTGGCGAACAGGCTTTGGGCAGAAAAGAGGTTTCTGATGCCGCCGAGCTGTACAAGCAAGCAGCTCTCAAGAATGAACCGCAG GGTTGGTATAATCTTGGCCTGCTTGTGCAAAGCGGAGAATCTCTGCCGTTTAGTGTGCTTTCTGAGCTCAATTTGCTCCACCTTCACTTAACAGACCGACAGATGCTTCTCAGCACCCTGTACCAAAG ATGTAGAGAGACCAATAGCACAGATGCCTACCTGCCCTGCACTCTGGCACTGTTCAGCGCACACCTGCAATCTTTACAACTACATCAGGATACTGCAGTAAAG CTCATTGCCACAGTTTCGGCTGCTGTCGGAGCTCTCTCTTTTGTATTTGGACTAATTAAATGGAGGACAACACCACTCCACCAAACATCTCAATCTCAAACATCTGCTTCCAGCCAAACTCAAGAGGAGGAATCCTAA
- the LOC127972088 gene encoding protein sel-1 homolog 3 isoform X2 has product MRIWRNQTNNATICATVHNERSKKLHFNQMKVALFKPNILMIVGFRGGMMGDLPKRCFCLCLYVIISMSLPGCLSRSSSTGNVALVDAPGEPVSSCPLRVKYSCFQSSVVHVQVLVSFDTGSTSAVFHKSWTCEPGHSRTRLVNVRFPDWLVYRPDWIIHGSDWVLSCLLRAWIGPDESTGPGRFPGTSVTVLLDIQSPLSRPFKQHQLCAKWDTDFLWRVRRDDMPQCLEENEVASLLSTIYASTGERYGIIKTLQPFRNEVLEGLRIKSIYYPWFAVSLWVLVEKPCSNPLCGLLLHIDSEDNYVTPTMFLTDTGKIHVQVHGDARYSSAFLSSFKVPLHQWCRISLEILGRVATISIACTEGQQKFVSTAEHVFGKNIMLDDTQGYFVIGGGKFVRGIEGYYGPATYYRIEGLPADQAEIDPPPVISKVNITGWFQSCENFKSELFLSALDDSLAVRRSSDSCLDTYTELQMNHSTLNSTEQCMFFESNPYRRQAAQLTKLLSQKYGRVNASAVGRILYALVLRKISTAHSLDVITRVMPFLLQSGCLGDNRALHLASVLYSSGFGVRRQTYKAWLLALLAAQKDWRLALLRLGHMHHVGDLEVTPDRDLSYAYYINIARQTSIDQKNPSPQQTFVELIRLNDEEILKAQTNENHDLFHWLKLQARSGVAEAEQAMGRMLFWGQQGVSPDIQTAVKHYERGAVKLHDPVSMYDYAIVLLTGQGVPKDVQKAVTFLKKAIEQGFVPAITALGWYYEQYEKDYEKAVHLWEEADAKGHPDAAINLGVFYSQGLYPGQPADQFKAYKYYLKSAQRGHLNGGIELADIWIHGIPGRVARRPADAVLWVKWASEQNGYLGTVLRNGLNAYFRGDWIMSLIYYLSAAESGFEAAQFNVAYLCELNSVSLDPALVTQCMLRYYNMSIQAQDPAPYALIRMGDLFCGEQALGRKEVSDAAELYKQAALKNEPQGWYNLGLLVQSGESLPFSVLSELNLLHLHLTDRQMLLSTLYQRCRETNSTDAYLPCTLALFSAHLQSLQLHQDTAVKLIATVSAAVGALSFVFGLIKWRTTPLHQTSQSQTSASSQTQEEES; this is encoded by the exons ATGCGGATATGGCGCAACCAGACAAATAACGCAACAATATGCGCGACTGTGCACAATGAACGCAGCAAAAAGCTTCATTTTAATCAGATGAAAGTTGCTTTGTTTAAGCCTAATATTTTAATGATTGTTGGGTTTCGCGGAGGAATGATGGGAGATCTTCCAAAGAGatgtttctgtttgtgtttgtatgtcaTTATTTCT ATGTCTTTACCTGGCTGTCTGAGCCGGTCCAGCAGCACAGGTAACGTGGCTCTTGTTGACGCACCTGGCGAGCCCGTCTCCAGCTGTCCTTTACGCGTAAAGTACAGCTGTTTTCAGTCGTCCGTTGTGCATGTTCAGGTTCTGGTTTCCTTCGATACTGGATCTACCTCAGCCGTTTTCCACAAATCCTGGACCTGCGAGCCAGGACACTCCAGAACCCGCTTGGTAAACGTGCGTTTTCCTGACTGGCTTGTGTACCGACCTGACTGGATAATACACGGGTCTGACTGGGTTCTCAGCTGTTTATTGCGTGCTTGGATCGGACCGGATGAGTCCACCGGACCTGGCAGGTTTCCAGGAACCAGTGTGACGGTTCTCCTTGATATTCAATCACCACTGAGTCGACCCTTCAAACAGCACCAGCTTTGTGCCAAATGGGACACCGATTTTCTCTGGAGAGTCAGAAGAGATGACATGCCACAGTGCTTGGAGGAAAATG AGGTGGCATCTCTTCTCTCCACAATATATGCTTCTACTGGTGAACGTTATGGCATCATCAAAACCCTCCAGCCATTCAGAAATGAAGTTTTGGAAGGGCTGAGAATCAAATCCATATATTATCCCTG GTTTGCTGTTTCGCTTTGGGTTTTGGTGGAGAAACCTTGCAGTAACCCTTTATGTGGGCTTCTGCTGCACATTGATTCTGAAGATAATTATGTCACCCCTACAATGTTCCTCACCGATACTG GTAAGATTCATGTCCAGGTGCATGGAGATGCCAGGTACTCCTCAGCGTTCCTTTCATCTTTTAAGGTTCCTCTTCATCAGTGGTGTCGAATCAGCCTGGAGATTCTGGGACGTGTA GCGACAATTTCTATTGCATGTACGGAAGGGCAGCAGAAGTTTGTTAGCACAGCTGAGCATGT ATTTGGCAAAAACATCATGTTGGACGACACGCAAGGATATTTTGTGATTGGTGGAGGTAAATTTGTACGAGGCATTGAAGGATATTATGGACCAGCTACATATTATCGTATAGAAGGCCTCCCAGCTGACCAG GCTGAGATTGACCCTCCTCCTGTAATCTCAAAAGTGAATATAACCGGATGGTTCCAGTCTTGTGAGAATTTCAAATCAGAGCTTTTTCTGTCTGCACTAGATGACTCTCTTGCTGTAAGGAGATCATCAG ACAGCTGTTTGGACACATACACAGAGCTGCAGATGAATCACAGTACTCTCAACTCAACAGAACAGTGTATGTTCTTTGAATCAAATCCTTACAGACGCCAAGCTGCACAGTTGACCAAACTACTATCACAGAAATATG GCAGGGTGAATGCATCAGCTGTGGGCAGGATTCTGTATGCTCTAGTCCTCCGTAAGATCAGTACAGCTCACAGTCTGGATGTTATAACCAGGGTGATGCCTTTCCTGCTGCAGTCTGGCTGTTTGGGAGACAATCGAGCACTGCATCTGGCCTCTGTACTGTACAGCAGTGGATTCGGAGTCAGGAGACAGacgtacaag GCATGGCTGTTGGCCCTGCTGGCGGCTCAGAAGGACTGGAGGCTGGCGCTCTTACGTTTAGGGCACATGCATCATGTTGGTGACCTGGAGGTGACCCCTGACCGTGACCTTTCCTATGCTTATTACATTAACATCGCAAGACAAACCAGCATAGATCAGAAGAATCCCTCCCCACAGCAA ACTTTTGTTGAGTTGATACGTTTAAATGATGAAGAGATCCTGAAGGCCCAAACCAATGAAAACCACGATCTGTTTCACTGGCTAAAGCTGCAGGCGCGAAGTGGAGTGGCTGAAGCTGAG CAAGCAATGGGGCGCATGTTATTCTGGGGTCAGCAAGGAGTGTCTCCAGATATTCAGACAGCAGTGAAACACTATGAGAGAGGTGCAGTCAAACTCCATGACCCCGTGTCCATGTACGACTACGCCATTGTGCTCCTTACG GGTCAAGGAGTTCCAAAAGATGTTCAGAAAGCAGTCACGTTCCTGAAGAAAGCAATAGAACAG GGGTTTGTTCCTGCTATCACTGCTCTGGGCTGGTACTACGAGCAGTATGAGAAGGATTACGAGAAGGCTGTACATCTGTGGGAAGAAGCTGATGCCAAAGGTCACCCTGATGCTGCTATAAATCTGGGAGTTTTCTACTCTCAGGGCCTCTATCCTGGACAACCTGCCGACCAG TTTAAGGCATATAAGTACTATTTAAAGTCAGCCCAGAGAGGACACTTGAACGGTGGCATTGAATTGGCTGATATTTGGATTCATGGGATTCCTGGACGAGTTGCCAGACGCCCGGCAGATGCGGTTCT TTGGGTTAAATGGGCGTCTGAACAGAATGGATATCTGGGAACAGTCTTGAGGAACGGACTGAATGCCTATTTCAGAGGAGACTG GATCATGTCTTTGATTTATTACCTGAGTGCTGCAGAGAGTGGATTTGAAGCAGCTCAGTTTAATGTGGCGTACCTGTGTGAACTCAACTCA GTCTCTCTGGATCCAGCGCTGGTGACTCAGTGCATGTTGAGATATTATAACATGTCAATACAGGCTCAAGATCCGGCTCCTTACG CTTTGATCAGAATGGGAGATTTGTTCTGTGGCGAACAGGCTTTGGGCAGAAAAGAGGTTTCTGATGCCGCCGAGCTGTACAAGCAAGCAGCTCTCAAGAATGAACCGCAG GGTTGGTATAATCTTGGCCTGCTTGTGCAAAGCGGAGAATCTCTGCCGTTTAGTGTGCTTTCTGAGCTCAATTTGCTCCACCTTCACTTAACAGACCGACAGATGCTTCTCAGCACCCTGTACCAAAG ATGTAGAGAGACCAATAGCACAGATGCCTACCTGCCCTGCACTCTGGCACTGTTCAGCGCACACCTGCAATCTTTACAACTACATCAGGATACTGCAGTAAAG CTCATTGCCACAGTTTCGGCTGCTGTCGGAGCTCTCTCTTTTGTATTTGGACTAATTAAATGGAGGACAACACCACTCCACCAAACATCTCAATCTCAAACATCTGCTTCCAGCCAAACTCAAGAGGAGGAATCCTAA
- the LOC127973132 gene encoding short transient receptor potential channel 2-like: protein MENLTPDNWREIVNKKLHFPPELIPAIQEGNMAWVDSLLSLGDGIIRQLDESEDRLWREALNLSIRLGSEDIMTSLLLGVKFDFRQIHEALLVAVDTNQPRFVKHLLDRLDQEKGNKMDVRSFSMAIFDHSIDDSQFAPGVTPLTLACQKDLYEIVTMLTQRGHDIPLPHSISCTCLECRNGRQYDLLKFSLSRINTYRGIASRAYLSITSEDAMLSAFHLSRELRKLSKKEPEFKPQYLALEQLCQEFAVELLGMCRNQSEVSTILNSAEDDSEDEELDEQTFEEGIPNLARLRLAVNYNQKQFVTHPICQQVLSSIWCGSLSGWRGSRTAWKLLVSLGIFIAMPFLCLVYWIAPKSKLGKLLKVPVIKFLLHSASYMWFLITLLTESIFMEIYRSDFASRKQNILHNSLHMIWVAGFFWFECKEVWIEGLKSYFLDLWNIVDMMVLSMYLASFTLRILIMLRGYFLCQDSSTQELCDYFTNTVREDWKQEDPQLIAETLFAVTSMLSFTRLAYILPAHESLGTLQISMGRMIDDMMRFMFILMIIGTAFLCGINNIYVPYVVSPHLGRFNETFNFLFWTMFGMANQEYVDMPDYALAEFVGRIFYGIFTLLIVIVLLNMLIAMISNSFQRIEDDADVEWKFARSKLYLTYFREGLTMPAPFNIIPSPKALFYILRSICRKICCCSNKKAPEYPPIASLSSNTLNSSGGQGEGRVPYRLQVTKALVHRYIEAARREFEESKRKDVGNRITELNKVVGRLHTEMQEFHQKLQWQHKSEPDQANILGKYILGAKNNFRDFDKNEAMGCENTDLHISTHPAGEEEGEKEGEIQAGGMVSEEGEEPESEGPVEPVPGEETTFETASNPDV from the exons ATGGAAAACCTTACG CCAGACAACTGGCGGGAGATTGTGAACAAGAAGCTTCACTTTCCACCAGAGCTGATCCCCGCCATCCAAGAGGGCAACATGGCCTGGGTGGACAGTCTCCTCTCCCTTGGAGACGGGATCATCCGCCAGCTGGACGAATCTGAGGATCGGTTATGGAGGGAAGCGTTAAACCTTTCCATCCGACTGGGCAGCGAAGACATCATGACCTCCCTTCTGCTAGGCGTCAAGTTTGACTTCCGTCAGATTCACGAGGCTCTGCTGGTGGCCGTCGACACTAACCAGCCCAGATTTGTCAAACACCTCCTGGACCGCCTGGATCAAGAGAAAGGAAACAAGATGGATGTTCGTTCTTTCAGCATGGCCATCTTCGACCACTCCATTGATGATTCTCAGTTCGCACCAGGAGTGACACCACTAACGCTGGCCTGCCAGAAGGACCTGTATGAGATAGTAACTATGCTGACCCAGAGAGGTCATGACATTCCTCTGCCTCACTCCATCTCGTGCACATGCCTGGAGTGCCGTAACGGCCGGCAATATGACTTGCTTAAGTTCTCGCTGTCCCGTATAAATACATACAGAGGCATCGCCAGCCGTGCATATCTGTCAATCACCTCAGAAGACGCCATGCTCAGCGCTTTCCACCTCAGCCGAGAACTGCGCAAACTCTCTAAAAAAGAACCAGAGTTTAAG CCGCAGTACCTGGCGTTGGAACAGCTGTGTCAAGAGTTTGCAGTGGAGCTTCTGGGAATGTGCCGGAACCAGAGCGAGGTCTCCACCATCCTCAACAGCGCTGAGGATGACAGCGAGGATGAAGAACTGGATGAACAGACGTTTGAGGAAGGCATCCCCAACCTCGCGCGTCTTCGACTGGCGGTCAACTACAATCAAAAACAG TTTGTGACTCATCCCATCTGCCAGCAAGTGCTCTCCTCCATTTGGTGCGGTAGCCTGTCTGGTTGGAGGGGAAGTCGAACTGCTTGGAAACTCCTGGTGTCTTTGGGGATATTCATTGCCATGCCGTTTCTCTGCCTCGTTTACTGGATCGCGCCTAAGTCCAAG CTGGGTAAACTGCTGAAGGTTCCTGTGATTAAGTTCCTGTTACACTCAGCGTCATACATGTGGTTCCTCATCACTCTCTTGACGGAGTCGATTTTCATGGAGATCTACCGCAGTGATTTTGCCTCCCGAAAGCAGAACATTCTCCATAACTCTCTCCATATGATATGGGTTGCTG GTTTCTTCTGGTTTGAGTGCAAGGAAGTTTGGATTGAGGGTTTGAAGAGCTACTTCCTGGATTTATGGAACATTGTGGATATGATGGTTCTGAGCATGTATCTGGCATCCTTCACACTGCGCATCCTCATCATGCTAAGGGGCTATTTCCTCTGTCAGGACTCCAGCACTCAAGAACTGTGTGACTATTTCACAAACACAG tACGAGAGGACTGGAAACAGGAGGATCCTCAGCTGATTGCAGAGACTCTGTTTGCCGTGACCAGCATGCTGAGTTTCACACGTCTCGCCTACATTCTGCCGGCCCATGAATCCCTGGGAACCCTGCAGATATCCATGGGAAGAATGATCGATGACATGATGAG GTTCATGTTCATCCTCATGATCATCGGAACCGCATTTTTGTGCGGAATAAACAACATATATGTCCCATATGTTGTTTCTCCACATCTTGGCAG atttaatgaaacatttaactTCCTCTTCTGGACCATGTTTGGAATGGCAAACCAGGAATACGTAGACATGCCTGATTACGCTCTGGCTGAGTTTGTGGGAAGGATTTTCTACGGGATATTCACACTGCTCATCGTCATAGTGCTACTCAACATGCTTATTGCCATGATCTCCAATTCATTCCAGAGGATTGAG GATGACGCAGACGTCGAGTGGAAGTTTGCTCGCTCTAAACTCTACCTCACTTACTTCAGGGAGGGTCTCACTATGCCAGCTCCCTTTAATATCATCCCATCTCCAAAGGCTCTCTTCTATATCTTGAG AAGCATCTGCCGGAAGATTTGCTGTTGCAGTAATAAGAAAGCCCCAGAATATCCTCCCATTGCATCTTTG tctAGCAATACCCTGAATAGCAGCGGAGGTCAAGGTGAGGGCAGAGTGCCATACCGCCTGCAGGTGACCAAGGCTCTAGTGCACCGCTACATCGAAGCCGCACGCAGAGAGTTTGAAGAGAGCAAGCGTAAAG aTGTTGGGAACAGAATCACCGAGCTGAATAAAGTTGTCGGCCGACTGCACACTGAGATGCAGGAGTTCCACCAGAAGCTGCAGTGGCAGCACAAGAGCGAGCCGGACCAGGCCAACATCCTGGGCAAATACATCTTGGGTGCAAAGAACAATTTCCGTGACTTTGATAAGAACGAGGCCATGGGGTGCGAAAACACAGATCTGCACATCAGTACTCATCCCGCAGGGGAGGAGGAGGGCGAGAAGGAAGGAGAGATCCAAGCGGGAGGGATGGTCTCAGAGGAGGGGGAGGAGCCTGAGTCCGAGGGCCCTGTGGAGCCCGTCCCAGGAGAAGAGACTACTTTTGAGACTGCCAGCAATCCTGATGTGTGA